One stretch of Mangifera indica cultivar Alphonso chromosome 9, CATAS_Mindica_2.1, whole genome shotgun sequence DNA includes these proteins:
- the LOC123224795 gene encoding protein RFT1 homolog isoform X2 — MRELSCEKKVHMLRLPGLIFIAFGPSYSYSLIRLLYGQNWSDGEALIALKYYCLYIIVLAMNGTSEAFLHAVATEDQIKHSNDSLLVFSVIYITTNVLLILSAGARQTAY, encoded by the exons ATGAG GGAGCTTAGTTGTGAGAAGAAAGTTCATATGCTACGTTTGCCAG GTCTTATATTCATAGCATTTGGCCCAAGCTACTCATACTCTCTCATCAGATTATTGTATGGACAGAACTGGAGTGATGGAGAAGCATTGATAGCTCTTAAGTACTACTGcctatatattattgttttggcCATGAATG GAACTTCTGAAGCCTTTCTACATGCAGTTGCCACAGAGGACCAAATCAAACACTCAAATGATTCATTGCTTGTATTTTCCGTGATATACATTACTACCAATGTCCTACTAATACTGTCAGCTG gAGCACGTCAAACTGCTTACTAA
- the LOC123224795 gene encoding protein RFT1 homolog isoform X1 yields the protein MSPNSEKSCWIGPLLPVKNCSSFDCLSIFPGLMLNISYAVGLIFIAFGPSYSYSLIRLLYGQNWSDGEALIALKYYCLYIIVLAMNGTSEAFLHAVATEDQIKHSNDSLLVFSVIYITTNVLLILSAGARQTAY from the exons ATGTCTCCTAATTCTGAGAAATCATGTTGGATCGGACCACTACTGCCTGTTAAAAACTGTTCCTCTTTCGATTGTTTATCCATATTTCCTGGTCTCATGCTAAATATTTCATATGCTGTAGGTCTTATATTCATAGCATTTGGCCCAAGCTACTCATACTCTCTCATCAGATTATTGTATGGACAGAACTGGAGTGATGGAGAAGCATTGATAGCTCTTAAGTACTACTGcctatatattattgttttggcCATGAATG GAACTTCTGAAGCCTTTCTACATGCAGTTGCCACAGAGGACCAAATCAAACACTCAAATGATTCATTGCTTGTATTTTCCGTGATATACATTACTACCAATGTCCTACTAATACTGTCAGCTG gAGCACGTCAAACTGCTTACTAA
- the LOC123224795 gene encoding protein RFT1 homolog isoform X3 translates to MRELSCEKKVHMLRLPGVQRNWSDGEALIALKYYCLYIIVLAMNGTSEAFLHAVATEDQIKHSNDSLLVFSVIYITTNVLLILSAGARQTAY, encoded by the exons ATGAG GGAGCTTAGTTGTGAGAAGAAAGTTCATATGCTACGTTTGCCAGGTGTGCAGCGG AACTGGAGTGATGGAGAAGCATTGATAGCTCTTAAGTACTACTGcctatatattattgttttggcCATGAATG GAACTTCTGAAGCCTTTCTACATGCAGTTGCCACAGAGGACCAAATCAAACACTCAAATGATTCATTGCTTGTATTTTCCGTGATATACATTACTACCAATGTCCTACTAATACTGTCAGCTG gAGCACGTCAAACTGCTTACTAA